Proteins encoded by one window of Pseudomonadota bacterium:
- a CDS encoding transposase, translated as QGDDGQPQGDDGQPQGVAPTLSLPDVVHRFKTMTTKRYVAGVKQNGWLRFDGKLWQRNYYDHIIRNENELNRIRRYIVDNPAKWELDRENPHHDLRLI; from the coding sequence CACAGGGGGATGATGGGCAACCACAGGGGGATGATGGGCAACCACAGGGGGTTGCCCCTACGTTGTCATTGCCGGATGTAGTCCATCGTTTCAAAACCATGACCACAAAACGATATGTGGCTGGTGTCAAACAAAATGGATGGCTGCGATTTGACGGCAAATTGTGGCAACGAAATTATTACGATCACATCATCCGCAATGAAAATGAATTGAACCGTATTCGCCGGTATATTGTTGATAATCCCGCCAAATGGGAACTGGATCGGGAAAATCCGCATCATGATCTACGGTTGATTTAA